The Burkholderia sp. PAMC 26561 genome window below encodes:
- a CDS encoding helix-turn-helix domain-containing protein, with amino-acid sequence MMQPMGIGKAIWIVRKARGLTQEDFSDVSSRTYLSSLERNLKSPTLEKLAQLAAVLRVHPVTLVALSSLPSTDGATIDKFIALLDAELKTFENDA; translated from the coding sequence ATGATGCAGCCCATGGGCATTGGAAAGGCCATTTGGATCGTAAGAAAAGCACGCGGCTTGACGCAGGAAGACTTTTCGGACGTGTCGAGTCGCACGTACCTCAGCAGCCTGGAGCGCAACTTGAAGTCACCCACGCTTGAAAAACTGGCGCAGCTAGCCGCTGTCCTTCGCGTCCACCCGGTCACACTAGTTGCGCTTTCAAGCTTGCCGTCAACAGACGGTGCCACTATCGACAAGTTCATCGCCCTGCTGGATGCCGAACTTAAAACCTTCGAGAACGATGCCTAG
- a CDS encoding HigA family addiction module antitoxin, whose product MDQVTASFDRMHEEHVEQQWVRHGEFVAQLRDPNFAQAVVAAALRHVEEWEAGKEPSAQRSGWRAVLAMEPELIAAILEENAHPILHIRHGRSPFWRDLSEAEDRQLREETAHPRVQKKPAGSSHDKCRLSVDEISNWLYRSVMSDTDFSHPGTLVRQNCLERFELSVTECARALGVSRQALTNLLGGKAGISPEMALRLDLAFGGGAETWLQRQLLHDLSEARKRLAQFKVVPIASERQPALF is encoded by the coding sequence TTGGATCAGGTCACAGCGAGTTTTGACCGAATGCACGAAGAGCATGTCGAGCAGCAGTGGGTGCGGCATGGCGAATTCGTCGCACAGCTGCGGGACCCGAATTTCGCGCAGGCTGTGGTCGCTGCTGCGTTGAGACACGTTGAGGAATGGGAAGCGGGAAAAGAACCTTCAGCCCAACGCTCTGGCTGGCGAGCAGTGCTCGCAATGGAGCCGGAACTCATTGCGGCAATATTAGAAGAAAACGCCCATCCGATATTGCATATTCGCCACGGGCGGAGTCCGTTCTGGCGAGATCTGTCCGAAGCAGAAGATCGCCAGTTGAGGGAGGAGACGGCTCATCCTCGAGTGCAGAAAAAACCTGCCGGATCGTCCCATGACAAGTGTCGATTGTCTGTTGACGAAATAAGTAACTGGCTTTATCGTAGTGTCATGTCCGATACCGATTTCTCTCATCCTGGTACGCTGGTTCGCCAGAATTGCCTCGAACGCTTCGAGCTGTCTGTGACAGAGTGCGCGCGCGCGTTAGGCGTAAGCCGGCAAGCGTTGACGAATTTGCTGGGTGGCAAAGCGGGTATCTCGCCTGAAATGGCGTTGCGACTCGACCTGGCGTTCGGTGGAGGCGCAGAAACATGGTTGCAGCGTCAGTTGTTGCACGATCTTTCGGAAGCACGAAAACGCTTGGCCCAGTTCAAGGTTGTACCGATCGCATCGGAGAGGCAGCCTGCGCTTTTTTGA